One region of Sus scrofa isolate TJ Tabasco breed Duroc chromosome 3, Sscrofa11.1, whole genome shotgun sequence genomic DNA includes:
- the WDR24 gene encoding WD repeat-containing protein 24 isoform X2 — MEKMSRVTTALSGSALTGRTMHCHLDAPANAISVCRDAAQVVVAGRSIFKIYAIEEEQFVEKLNLRVGRKPSLNLSCADVVWHQMDENLLATAATNGVVVTWNLGRPSRNKQDQLFTEHKRTVNKVCFHPTEAHVLLSGSQDGFMKCFDLRRKDSVSTFSGQSESVRDVQFSIRDYFTFASTFENGNVQLWDIRRPDRCERMFTAHNGPVFCCDWHPEDRGWLATGGRDKMVKVWDMTTHRAKEVHCVQTIASVARVKWRPECRHHLATCSMMVDHNIYVWDVRRPFVPAAMFEEHRDVTTGIAWRHPHDPSFLLSGSKDSTLCQHLFRDASQPVERANPEGLCYGLFGDLAFAAKESLVAVESGRKPYTGDRRHPIFFKKKVDPAAPFAGLASSALSVFEMEPGSGSMSWFVDTAERYALAGRPLAELCEHNAKVARELGRNQVAQTWTMLRIIYCSPGLVPGTNLNHSVGKGSSCGLPLMNSFNLKDMAPGLGSETRLDRSKGDTRSDTVLLDSSATLITNEDNEETEGSDVPADYLLCDVEGEDDELYLLDPEHTHSACRLRSSALWCVTCSTSTLSRGTCRWPCRCSLCWGSACARTSTSRPRSTGTHPTSTCCSASACGTCPTRWSSSAPAAPSAASTRPLPPCMSTAATANGP, encoded by the exons ATGGAGAAGATGTCCCGGGTGACCACAGCCCTGAGTGGCAGTGCACTGACAGGTCGCACCATGCACTGCCACCTGGACGCGCCAGCCAACGCCATCAGTGTGTGCCGTGACGCGGCCCAGGTGGTCGTGGCTGGCCGCAGCATCTTCAAGATCTACGCCATCGAGGAGGAGCAGTTTGTGGAGAAGCTGAATCTGCGTGTGGGCCGCAAGCCCTCGCTCAACCTGAGTTGCGCAGATGTCGTCTGGCACCAGATGGATGAGAACCTGCTGGCTACGGCGGCCACCAACGGTGTGGTGGTCACCTGGAACCTGGGCCGGCCGTCCCGCAACAAGCAGGACCAGCTGTTTACGGAGCACAAGCGCACGGTAAACAAAGTCTGCTTCCACCCCACTGAGGCCCATGTGCTGCTCAGTGGCTCCCAGGATGGCTTCATGAAGTGTTTCGACCTTCGCAGAAAGGACTCTGTCAGCACCTTCTCGG GCCAGTCCGAGAGTGTGCGCGACGTCCAGTTCAGCATCCGGGACTACTTCACCTTCGCCTCCACGTTCGAGAACGGCAACGTGCAGCTCTGGGACATCCGGCGGCCCGACCGCTGCGAGAGGATGTTCACAGCGCACAACGGGCCTGTCTTCTGCTGCGACTGGCACCCCGAGGACAG GGGCTGGCTGGCCACGGGTGGGCGCGACAAGATGGTGAAGGTCTGGGACATGACCACCCACCGCGCCAAGGAGGTGCACTGCGTGCAGACCATCGCCTCCGTGGCCAGAGTCAAGTGGCGGCCCGAGTGCCGCCACCACCTGGCCACGTGTTCCATGATGGTGGATCACAACATCTACGTGTGGGACGTGCGCCGGCCCTTCGTGCCCGCCGCTATGTTTGAGGAGCACCGTGACGTCACGACAGGCATCGCCTGGCGCCACCCGCACGACCCTTCCTTCCTGCTCTCGGGCTCCAAGGACAGCACCCTGTGCCAGCACCTGTTCCGCGATGCCAGCCAGCCTGTTGAGCGCGCCAATCCTGAGGGCCTCTGCTACGGCCTCTTTGGGGACCTGGCCTTTGCGGCCAAGGAGAGCCTAGTGGCTGTGGAGTCGGGGCGCAAGCCCTACACTGGGGATCGGCGCCACCCCATCTTCTTCAAGAAGAAGGTGGACCCTGCTGCGCCCTTCGCGGGCCTCGCCTCCAGCGCCCTCAGCGTCTTCGAGATGGAGCCCGGCAGCGGTAGCATGAGCTGGTTTGTGGACACGGCCGAGCGCTACGCCCTGGCTGGCCGGCCGCTGGCTGAGCTCTGTGAGCACAACGCGAAAGTGGCTCGGGAGCTCGGCCGCAACCAG GTGGCGCAGACGTGGACCATGCTACGGATCATCTACTGTAGCCCTGGCCTGGTGCCAGGCACCAACCTCAACCACAGCGTGGGCAAGGGCAGCTCCTGCGGCCTGCCACTCATGAACAG TTTCAACCTCAAGGATATGGCCCCAGGTCTGGGCAGCGAGACGCGGTTGGACCGCAGCAAGGGTGACACGCGGAGTGACACAGTGCTGCTGGACTCCTCGGCCACGCTCATCACTAATGAAG ATAACGAGGAGACGGAGGGCAGCGACGTGCCTGCCGATTACCTCTTGTGTGATGTGGAGGGTGAGGACGATGAGCTGTACCTGCTGGACCCTGAACACACGCACT CCGCCTGCCGCCTGCGTTCTTCAGCGCTCTGGTGTGTGACATGCTCCACTTCTACGCTGAGCAGGGGGACGTGCAGATGGCCGTGTCGGTGCTCGTTGTGCTGGGGGAGCGCGTGCGCAAGGACATCGACGAGCAGACCCAG GAGCACTGGTACACATCCTACATCGACCTGCTGCAGCGCTTCTGCCTGTGGAACGTGTCCAACCAGGTGGTCAAGCTCAGCACCAGCCGCGCCATCAGCTGCCTCAACCAGGCCTCTACCACCCTGCATGTCAACTGCAGCCACTGCAAACGGCCCATGA
- the WDR24 gene encoding WD repeat-containing protein 24 isoform X1 produces the protein MEKMSRVTTALSGSALTGRTMHCHLDAPANAISVCRDAAQVVVAGRSIFKIYAIEEEQFVEKLNLRVGRKPSLNLSCADVVWHQMDENLLATAATNGVVVTWNLGRPSRNKQDQLFTEHKRTVNKVCFHPTEAHVLLSGSQDGFMKCFDLRRKDSVSTFSGQSESVRDVQFSIRDYFTFASTFENGNVQLWDIRRPDRCERMFTAHNGPVFCCDWHPEDRGWLATGGRDKMVKVWDMTTHRAKEVHCVQTIASVARVKWRPECRHHLATCSMMVDHNIYVWDVRRPFVPAAMFEEHRDVTTGIAWRHPHDPSFLLSGSKDSTLCQHLFRDASQPVERANPEGLCYGLFGDLAFAAKESLVAVESGRKPYTGDRRHPIFFKKKVDPAAPFAGLASSALSVFEMEPGSGSMSWFVDTAERYALAGRPLAELCEHNAKVARELGRNQVAQTWTMLRIIYCSPGLVPGTNLNHSVGKGSSCGLPLMNSFNLKDMAPGLGSETRLDRSKGDTRSDTVLLDSSATLITNEDNEETEGSDVPADYLLCDVEGEDDELYLLDPEHTHSEEPEYVLPQEAFPLRHEIVDTPPGPEHLQDKADSPHVSGSEADVASLVPMDSSFSLISVSHALYDSRLPPAFFSALVCDMLHFYAEQGDVQMAVSVLVVLGERVRKDIDEQTQEHWYTSYIDLLQRFCLWNVSNQVVKLSTSRAISCLNQASTTLHVNCSHCKRPMSSRGWVCDRCHRCASMCAVCHHVVKGLFVWCQGCSHGGHLQHIMKWLEGSSHCPAGCGHLCEYS, from the exons ATGGAGAAGATGTCCCGGGTGACCACAGCCCTGAGTGGCAGTGCACTGACAGGTCGCACCATGCACTGCCACCTGGACGCGCCAGCCAACGCCATCAGTGTGTGCCGTGACGCGGCCCAGGTGGTCGTGGCTGGCCGCAGCATCTTCAAGATCTACGCCATCGAGGAGGAGCAGTTTGTGGAGAAGCTGAATCTGCGTGTGGGCCGCAAGCCCTCGCTCAACCTGAGTTGCGCAGATGTCGTCTGGCACCAGATGGATGAGAACCTGCTGGCTACGGCGGCCACCAACGGTGTGGTGGTCACCTGGAACCTGGGCCGGCCGTCCCGCAACAAGCAGGACCAGCTGTTTACGGAGCACAAGCGCACGGTAAACAAAGTCTGCTTCCACCCCACTGAGGCCCATGTGCTGCTCAGTGGCTCCCAGGATGGCTTCATGAAGTGTTTCGACCTTCGCAGAAAGGACTCTGTCAGCACCTTCTCGG GCCAGTCCGAGAGTGTGCGCGACGTCCAGTTCAGCATCCGGGACTACTTCACCTTCGCCTCCACGTTCGAGAACGGCAACGTGCAGCTCTGGGACATCCGGCGGCCCGACCGCTGCGAGAGGATGTTCACAGCGCACAACGGGCCTGTCTTCTGCTGCGACTGGCACCCCGAGGACAG GGGCTGGCTGGCCACGGGTGGGCGCGACAAGATGGTGAAGGTCTGGGACATGACCACCCACCGCGCCAAGGAGGTGCACTGCGTGCAGACCATCGCCTCCGTGGCCAGAGTCAAGTGGCGGCCCGAGTGCCGCCACCACCTGGCCACGTGTTCCATGATGGTGGATCACAACATCTACGTGTGGGACGTGCGCCGGCCCTTCGTGCCCGCCGCTATGTTTGAGGAGCACCGTGACGTCACGACAGGCATCGCCTGGCGCCACCCGCACGACCCTTCCTTCCTGCTCTCGGGCTCCAAGGACAGCACCCTGTGCCAGCACCTGTTCCGCGATGCCAGCCAGCCTGTTGAGCGCGCCAATCCTGAGGGCCTCTGCTACGGCCTCTTTGGGGACCTGGCCTTTGCGGCCAAGGAGAGCCTAGTGGCTGTGGAGTCGGGGCGCAAGCCCTACACTGGGGATCGGCGCCACCCCATCTTCTTCAAGAAGAAGGTGGACCCTGCTGCGCCCTTCGCGGGCCTCGCCTCCAGCGCCCTCAGCGTCTTCGAGATGGAGCCCGGCAGCGGTAGCATGAGCTGGTTTGTGGACACGGCCGAGCGCTACGCCCTGGCTGGCCGGCCGCTGGCTGAGCTCTGTGAGCACAACGCGAAAGTGGCTCGGGAGCTCGGCCGCAACCAG GTGGCGCAGACGTGGACCATGCTACGGATCATCTACTGTAGCCCTGGCCTGGTGCCAGGCACCAACCTCAACCACAGCGTGGGCAAGGGCAGCTCCTGCGGCCTGCCACTCATGAACAG TTTCAACCTCAAGGATATGGCCCCAGGTCTGGGCAGCGAGACGCGGTTGGACCGCAGCAAGGGTGACACGCGGAGTGACACAGTGCTGCTGGACTCCTCGGCCACGCTCATCACTAATGAAG ATAACGAGGAGACGGAGGGCAGCGACGTGCCTGCCGATTACCTCTTGTGTGATGTGGAGGGTGAGGACGATGAGCTGTACCTGCTGGACCCTGAACACACGCACT CCGAGGAGCCCGAGTACGTGCTGCCCCAGGAggcctttccgctgcgccacgagaTCGTGGACACTCCCCCCGGGCCCGAGCACCTGCAGGACAAGGCCGACTCGCCCCACGTGAGCGGCAGTGAGGCAGACGTGGCCTCCCTGGTGCCCATGgactcttccttctccctcatctCGGTCTCGCACGCGCTGTATGACAGCCGCCTGCCGCCTGCGTTCTTCAGCGCTCTGGTGTGTGACATGCTCCACTTCTACGCTGAGCAGGGGGACGTGCAGATGGCCGTGTCGGTGCTCGTTGTGCTGGGGGAGCGCGTGCGCAAGGACATCGACGAGCAGACCCAG GAGCACTGGTACACATCCTACATCGACCTGCTGCAGCGCTTCTGCCTGTGGAACGTGTCCAACCAGGTGGTCAAGCTCAGCACCAGCCGCGCCATCAGCTGCCTCAACCAGGCCTCTACCACCCTGCATGTCAACTGCAGCCACTGCAAACGGCCCATGAGCAGCCGGGGCTGGGTCTGTGACAGGTGCCACCGCTGCGCCAGCATGTGCGCCGTCTGCCACCACGTGGTCAAGGGTCTGTTCGTGTGGTGCCAGGGGTGCAGTCACGGCGGCCACCTGCAGCACATCATGAAATGGCTGGAGGGCAGCTCCCACTGTCCCGCCGGCTGCGGCCACCTGTGCGAGTACTCCTGA